The following coding sequences are from one Streptomyces sp. NBC_00536 window:
- the nuoK gene encoding NADH-quinone oxidoreductase subunit NuoK, whose product MNPVNYLYLAALLFTIGAAGVLIRKNAIVLFMCVELMLNACNLAFVTFSRMHGNLDGQIIAFFTMVVAAAEVVVGLAIIVSLFRTRHSASVDDASLMKL is encoded by the coding sequence GTGAATCCCGTCAACTACCTCTACCTCGCCGCCCTGCTGTTCACCATCGGCGCGGCGGGCGTGCTCATCCGCAAGAACGCGATCGTCCTGTTCATGTGCGTCGAGCTGATGCTCAACGCCTGCAACCTGGCCTTCGTCACCTTCTCCCGGATGCACGGCAATCTCGACGGCCAGATCATCGCCTTCTTCACGATGGTCGTCGCCGCCGCGGAGGTCGTGGTGGGCCTCGCGATCATCGTGTCGCTGTTCCGGACCCGCCACTCGGCCTCGGTCGACGACGCCAGCCTGATGAAGCTGTAA